A window of Oncorhynchus kisutch isolate 150728-3 linkage group LG10, Okis_V2, whole genome shotgun sequence contains these coding sequences:
- the LOC109897627 gene encoding serotonin N-acetyltransferase-like, translating into MSLVGALPFLKPRLSPSVSPGRQRRHTLPASEFRPLNTQDAISVFEIEKEAFISVSGDCPLHLDEVRHFLMLCPELSMGWFEEGRLVAFIIGSQWDQDRLTLDALTLHKPKGSTVHIHVLAVHRTFRQQGKGPILMWRYLQYLRCLPYVRRAVLMCEDFLVPFYQKSGFKVQGRCSITVASLTFTEMQYPVRGHALMRRNSEAIGFPQTALLLEKQTQRLESVLLLEEPIQRSETALLLEEQTQRTEPEPADV; encoded by the exons ATGTCTCTAGTGGGCGCCCTGCCTTTCCTGAAACCGCGCCTATCCCCTTCTGTTTCTCCTGGGCGCCAAAGAAGACACACACTGCCAGCAAGCGAGTTCCGGCCGCTCAACACTCAAGATGCCATCAGCGTGTTCGAAATCGAGAAAGAGG CCTTTATCTCTGTGTCAGGAGACTGCCCGCTCCACCTTGATGAGGTGCGTCATTTCCTCATGCTGTGTCCAGAGCTGTCCATGGGCTGGTTTGAGGAGGGGAGACTAGTAGCCTTCATCATTGGGTCCCAATGGGACCAGGACAGACTCACCCTA GACGCCCTAACTCTTCACAAGCCCAAAGGTTCCACAGTTCATATCCATGTGCTGGCGGTCCACCGGACCTTCCGGCAGCAGGGCAAGGGCCCTATCCTGATGTGGCGCTACCTGCAGTACCTACGCTGCCTGCCCTATGTGCGCCGTGCAGTGCTCATGTGCGAGGACTTCCTGGTTCCCTTCTACCAGAAGTCTGGCTTCAAGGTGCAGGGCCGCTGTTCCATCACGGTGGCATCACTGACCTTCACAGAGATGCAGTACCCTGTGAGGGGCCATGCCCTGATGCGGCGCAACAGTGAAGCTATTGGTTTTCCTCAGACTGCGTTATTATTGGAGAAACAGACTCAGAGGCTTGAGTCTGTGTTATTATTGGAGGAACCGATTCAGAGGAGTGAGACTGCATTGTTATTGGAGGAACAGACTCAGAGGACTGAGCCTGAGCCTGCTGATGTGTAA
- the LOC109897380 gene encoding sphingosine kinase 1-like, with translation MDNDIAEPDPSQQRNGVVEGLYGEFTDSLNAKVRYSVSLTESALTIQKISSSPGQDEVVFHLADCLGCLAYKVEDEADVGAFFTAYFYPFKRRWISTGMARQKVEQCFRVALVQDPLTNLQEAERWARAIREASIRQIPRRHDVKYYELRRPCRVMVLVNPQSGRGQALQLFSGQIEPMLTEASVPYTLVITEHQNHARDLVRETDLSQWDALVILSGDGLLFEVLNGLLEREDWEEAIQTPLGILPGGSGNALAASVHHYTKSPPAWGKELLLSCGFLLCKGLVTQLDLVSVHLASSQRIFSFLSLAWGFVADVDIESEKYRLVGPMRFLVGTLMRLASLKVYQGRLAYLPAPPFTPQNSSLCSSLPCGPNSSPNQNSRHNHITNSNHSTNSNHNTAHNSSNIAITTMRTEPQPVNQKGPPDSLLADLEQPVPDHWTVVNEEDFVLVLAMFQSHLAEDLFAAPGAAADDGFIHLLYVRAGISRLALLTLFMTMEKGGHLAIGCPHLVYERVKAFRLEPLSPEGAITVDGEMVEYGPVQAQVHEGIARLISG, from the exons ATGGATAACGACATCGCCGAACCTGACCCATCCCAGCAGCGCAATGGTGTCGTGGAAGGGCTTTATGGAGAATTCACGGACTCGCTCAACGCAAAGGTCAGATATTCTGTGAGTTTGACTGAGAGTGCTCTCACTATTCAAAAGATCTCATCGTCACCTGGACAGGATGAGGTGGTTTTCCATTTAGCTGACTGTCTTGGCTGCCTGGCTTATAAAGTGGAGGACGAAGCGGATGTTGGGGCGTTCTTTACAGCCTATTTCTACCCGTTCAAGAGGCGATGGATAAGCACAGGCATGGCCCGGCAGAAAGTAGAGCAGTGCTTTCGGGTCGCACTGGTCCAGGACCCTCTCACTAATCTTCAAGAGGCAGAGAGATGGGCGCGTGCCATCAGAGAGGCTTCTATCCGCCAGATACCCCGACGACATG atGTGAAGTATTATGAGCTACGGCGGCCCTGCAGGGTCATGGTTCTGGTGAACCCCCAGAGTGGGCGGGGCCAGGCTCTCCAGCTTTTCTCCGGGCAAATCGAGCCCATGCTCACCGAGGCTTCAGTCCCCTACACATTGGTCATCACTG aGCACCAGAACCATGCGAGGGACCTGGTGAGAGAGACTGATCTGTCACAGTGGGACGCTCTGGTCATCCTGTCAGGAGACGGGCTGCTGTTCGAG GTGTTGAATGGTCTtctggagagagaggactgggaggaGGCCATCCAGACCCCACTGGGCATCTTACCAGGGGGCTCGGGCAACGCCCTGGCAGCCTCTGTCCACCACTACACTAA GTCTCCCCCGGCCTGGGGTAAGGAGCTGCTGCTGAGCTGTGGCTTCCTGCTGTGTAAAGGCCTGGTGACTCAGCTGGACCTGGTCTCTGTCCACCTGGCCTCCAGCCAGCGcatcttctccttcctctccctggcCTGGGGCTTCGTGGCCGACGTCGACATTGAGAGCGAGAAGTACCGCCTTGTTGGCCCCATGCGATTCCTGGTGGGTACGCTGATGCGCCTGGCCTCCCTCAAGGTATATCAAGGTAGGCTGGCATACCTGCCTGCTCCTCCCTTCACACCCCAGaactcctccctctgctcctctctaccCTGTGGGCCCAACAGCTCCCCCAATCAGAACTCTCGCCACAACCACATCACAAACTCCAACCACAGCACAAACTCCAACCACAACACCGCCCACAACTCCTCCAACATTGCCATCACAACCATGAGGACCGAGccccaaccagtcaaccagaagGGGCCTCCCGACTCGCTCCTAGCAGACCTGGAGCAGCCGGTGCCTGATCATTGGACAGTAGTGAATGAGGAAGACTTTGTACTGGTATTGGCCATGTTCCAGTCCCACTTGGCTGAGGACCTGTTTGCAGCCCCTGGGGCCGCAGCAGACGACGGCTTCATCCACCTGTTGTATGTGCGTGCAGGCATCTCCAGGCTAGCTCTGCTCACACTCTTCATGACCATGGAGAAGGGGGGGCACCTGGCTATTGGCTGCCCACACCTTGTGTATGAGAGGGTGAAGGCCTTTCGCCTGGAGCCTCTGTCCCCCGAGGGAGCAATCACTGTGGACGGGGAGATGGTGGAGTACGGGCCAGTACAGGCCCAGGTTCATGAAGGAATCGCCAGGCTCATCTCAGGCTGA